A genomic window from Flavobacterium johnsoniae includes:
- a CDS encoding RagB/SusD family nutrient uptake outer membrane protein: MKKILYISGFLVMVLFASCSDFLENNPRGVLSEDDIVTPETIEGFMNAAYAQLGNDHYDSPYSLWPFGNVRSDDAYKGGSGTNDIQVFHFFEVSNNIRPDFGELDTFWYNSYVGVGRANKALKALEQISEADFPLKKTRIAEMRFLRAHFYFMLKIMFRNVPYITEDIPVEEYKTISNVALTNEELWNRIAEDFQAAADALPETQPQVGRATQKAAYAYLAKTRLYQAYTQDDNFKVTGINQQHLQEVIAATDKVIGKATLEPDFANNFLPGTYENGPESIFSIQFSDNDGTLYGRLNFSDVLSTPQGLGCCDFHKPSQNLVNAFKTGADGLPQFDTYNNQDFDYKNRNANTVDPRLYHTVAMPGLPYKYDPEYVYVESWVRSPGTYGYFASLKENVAPSCSCFVNIDPFYGNSKNRIQIRYADVILMRAEALIELGRKAEALPLINEIRQRAAQSTGRLPYANNFKISTYVDGVNCNWTQDFARKAMRWERRLELAMEGSRFFDLVRWGVTDQVLNTFYAGEKSKRTYYQDANFDAQKEEYCPIPLKQINFSQGLYKQNPGY, from the coding sequence ATGAAAAAAATACTATATATATCAGGATTTTTAGTGATGGTTTTATTCGCTTCCTGTTCCGATTTTTTAGAAAATAATCCGCGAGGTGTTTTATCAGAAGATGATATCGTAACGCCAGAAACAATTGAAGGATTTATGAATGCAGCTTATGCGCAATTAGGAAACGATCATTATGATTCGCCATACAGTTTGTGGCCTTTTGGAAACGTTCGTTCCGATGATGCGTACAAAGGCGGAAGCGGTACAAATGATATTCAGGTTTTTCACTTTTTTGAAGTTTCGAATAACATTAGACCTGATTTTGGAGAATTAGACACTTTTTGGTACAATAGTTATGTTGGAGTTGGAAGAGCTAATAAAGCCTTAAAAGCTTTGGAACAAATCTCAGAAGCCGATTTTCCGTTGAAAAAAACACGTATTGCCGAAATGCGTTTTTTAAGAGCGCATTTTTATTTTATGCTGAAAATTATGTTTAGAAATGTGCCATATATTACCGAAGATATTCCAGTTGAAGAATACAAAACTATCTCAAATGTAGCGCTTACAAATGAAGAACTTTGGAATAGAATTGCAGAAGATTTTCAGGCTGCTGCCGATGCTTTGCCAGAAACGCAACCGCAAGTTGGTCGCGCGACACAAAAAGCGGCGTATGCATATTTGGCAAAAACACGTTTGTATCAAGCGTATACGCAAGATGATAATTTTAAAGTTACAGGAATCAATCAACAGCATTTGCAGGAAGTAATTGCGGCGACAGATAAAGTAATCGGGAAAGCAACTTTAGAACCTGATTTTGCGAATAACTTTTTACCAGGAACTTATGAAAACGGACCAGAATCTATTTTCTCGATTCAGTTTTCTGATAATGATGGAACGCTTTACGGAAGATTGAATTTTTCAGATGTTCTTTCAACACCTCAAGGTTTAGGTTGTTGTGATTTTCATAAACCAAGTCAGAACTTAGTAAATGCTTTTAAAACTGGAGCCGATGGTTTGCCACAATTTGATACGTACAACAATCAAGATTTTGATTATAAAAACAGAAATGCAAATACGGTAGATCCAAGATTGTATCATACCGTTGCAATGCCAGGTTTGCCTTATAAATACGATCCAGAATATGTGTATGTTGAATCTTGGGTTCGTTCCCCAGGAACATACGGTTATTTTGCTTCTTTAAAAGAAAATGTGGCACCAAGCTGCAGCTGTTTTGTAAACATTGATCCATTTTATGGGAATTCAAAAAACAGAATTCAGATTCGTTATGCCGATGTGATTTTAATGCGTGCCGAAGCTTTGATTGAATTAGGAAGAAAAGCAGAAGCTTTGCCTTTAATTAATGAAATTCGTCAAAGAGCGGCGCAAAGTACAGGCAGACTTCCTTACGCAAACAACTTTAAAATTAGCACTTATGTTGACGGAGTTAATTGCAATTGGACACAAGATTTTGCCCGCAAAGCAATGCGCTGGGAACGAAGATTAGAATTGGCAATGGAAGGCAGCCGATTCTTCGATTTAGTTCGTTGGGGCGTTACAGATCAAGTTTTAAACACTTTTTATGCAGGAGAAAAATCAAAACGCACGTATTATCAAGATGCTAATTTTGATGCACAGAAAGAGGAATATTGTCCAATTCCTTTAAAACAAATTAATTTCAGCCAAGGACTTTACAAACAAAATCCAGGTTATTAA
- a CDS encoding RagB/SusD family nutrient uptake outer membrane protein encodes MKNILKQIKFIPVVAFLLLASCEDLDQVPENQFTDTTYWTSVDKAQTFLNTAYSQMQNSQYFFYNEALSDNAYNGRGDNAGAASIGAGLYDPSLGRIKDEWKNRYAGIKTCNLILENIDRVPNADATIIARMKAETRFLRAFQHFQLTTWFGDIPLLKKDPSLEESTTLSRTSHAEVIQFILSELDAIIPALQKNNQQAEADRGKITVGAAVALKARVLLYEGDWAGVAQVTEQFIANNYGQYSLFPSYEGLFLPQNEYNSEDILSLQYVPQFRMWGEFFDMAPLSAGARLNALAPTQELVDSYLMLNGKKINEAGSGYNENNPYINRDPRLTGTVVYDQYVWKEADGSSRTIYIKPGSSVGNATDEFVQGSSATPTGYYTRKYYDPQHLTSLNSGLNLMLFRYADILLMYAEAKNELNQMTSSVWDQTIRAIRVRAGFTDGAALGFNSALGQAGLREVIRNERRTEFGMEGLRIFDIRRWKIAENVLNGYAHGAKFGVSSVDNGYLRVNLRTFDPGKHYLWPIPRDERLINSNLSQNPNW; translated from the coding sequence ATGAAAAATATACTTAAACAAATAAAATTCATACCAGTAGTAGCATTTTTACTATTGGCAAGTTGTGAAGACCTTGACCAAGTACCTGAAAACCAATTTACAGATACAACCTATTGGACAAGTGTTGATAAAGCGCAGACTTTTCTAAATACGGCTTATTCGCAAATGCAAAACAGTCAGTATTTCTTTTATAATGAAGCACTTTCAGATAATGCTTATAACGGTAGAGGAGACAACGCCGGTGCAGCTTCAATCGGCGCTGGATTGTATGATCCGTCATTGGGAAGAATTAAAGACGAATGGAAAAATCGTTATGCAGGTATAAAAACGTGTAATTTGATTTTAGAAAATATCGATCGCGTACCAAATGCAGATGCAACAATTATTGCAAGAATGAAAGCTGAAACACGTTTCTTGAGAGCATTTCAGCATTTTCAATTAACGACTTGGTTTGGAGATATTCCGCTTCTTAAAAAAGATCCTTCTTTAGAAGAATCAACAACTTTAAGCAGAACTTCTCATGCAGAAGTAATTCAATTTATCTTAAGCGAATTGGATGCAATTATTCCAGCTTTACAAAAAAATAACCAGCAAGCTGAGGCTGATAGAGGCAAAATTACAGTTGGAGCTGCCGTTGCATTAAAAGCAAGAGTACTTTTATATGAAGGAGATTGGGCTGGAGTTGCACAAGTTACAGAGCAATTTATCGCAAATAATTACGGTCAGTACAGTCTTTTCCCTTCTTACGAAGGCTTATTTCTTCCGCAAAATGAATACAATAGCGAAGATATCTTGAGCTTGCAATATGTTCCTCAATTTAGAATGTGGGGCGAATTTTTTGATATGGCGCCACTTTCAGCTGGAGCGAGATTAAATGCTTTGGCTCCAACTCAAGAATTAGTAGATAGCTATTTAATGTTGAATGGAAAAAAAATCAACGAAGCTGGTTCTGGTTATAATGAAAATAATCCGTATATAAACAGAGATCCAAGATTAACTGGTACAGTGGTTTACGATCAGTATGTTTGGAAAGAAGCAGACGGATCTTCACGTACAATTTACATTAAACCAGGCTCTTCAGTTGGAAATGCTACAGACGAATTTGTTCAAGGTTCATCGGCAACTCCAACAGGATATTACACACGCAAATATTACGATCCACAGCATTTAACTTCTTTAAATTCAGGTTTAAATTTAATGTTGTTTCGTTATGCAGATATTTTGTTGATGTATGCAGAAGCTAAAAATGAATTAAACCAAATGACAAGTTCAGTTTGGGATCAGACAATCCGAGCAATTAGAGTTCGTGCAGGTTTTACAGATGGAGCTGCTCTAGGATTTAATAGCGCTTTAGGACAAGCTGGACTTAGAGAAGTAATTAGAAATGAGCGTCGTACAGAATTTGGAATGGAAGGTTTAAGAATCTTCGATATTAGAAGATGGAAAATTGCTGAAAATGTTTTAAACGGTTATGCACACGGAGCAAAATTCGGAGTGTCTTCTGTAGACAACGGTTA
- a CDS encoding carbohydrate kinase family protein — MNNGKSLKAVAYGEVLWDVFENEKKIGGAPLNVALRMKTFGCEVAMISCVGNDEDGEAIINQVKSLGLKTDSIVIAEGFPTGLVQVTLNDRGSASYEINYPSAWDKIVLNNTARKLVEEADVLIYGSLVCRDAISRNALEELLETNVYKVFDVNLRKPHYSYEILNQLMQSANFIKFNDEELLEIATALNSPFESLEENMHFILKQTKAEAMCVTKGKHGALLLWKGKIYENEGYPIKVADTVGAGDSFLAALITSLLNGNEPQNAIDFACAVGALVAESPGANPDISNSKIENLMVK; from the coding sequence ATGAATAACGGAAAAAGCCTTAAAGCGGTAGCTTATGGAGAGGTGCTTTGGGATGTTTTTGAAAACGAAAAAAAGATTGGTGGAGCTCCATTAAATGTGGCTTTGCGAATGAAAACATTTGGATGTGAAGTTGCCATGATTAGTTGTGTAGGAAATGATGAAGACGGAGAAGCAATTATCAATCAAGTAAAAAGTTTAGGACTTAAAACAGATAGTATTGTTATAGCAGAAGGTTTTCCAACAGGATTGGTTCAAGTTACATTAAACGATCGTGGATCTGCAAGTTATGAAATCAATTATCCATCAGCGTGGGATAAAATTGTGCTTAATAACACAGCAAGAAAACTTGTCGAAGAAGCAGATGTTTTAATTTATGGAAGTTTGGTTTGCCGTGATGCTATTTCGAGAAATGCCTTGGAAGAACTGCTTGAGACGAATGTTTACAAAGTTTTTGATGTCAATTTAAGAAAACCTCATTATTCTTATGAAATTCTGAATCAGTTAATGCAGTCTGCCAATTTTATTAAGTTTAATGATGAAGAGTTATTAGAAATTGCAACAGCTCTAAATTCACCATTTGAAAGTCTAGAAGAGAATATGCATTTCATTCTAAAACAAACCAAAGCCGAGGCTATGTGCGTTACCAAAGGAAAGCATGGAGCATTATTGCTTTGGAAAGGTAAAATCTATGAAAATGAAGGATATCCAATTAAAGTCGCTGATACCGTGGGGGCGGGAGATTCTTTTTTAGCGGCTTTAATTACTTCATTATTAAACGGAAACGAACCTCAAAATGCCATCGATTTTGCTTGTGCGGTAGGAGCTTTGGTAGCAGAATCTCCAGGAGCAAATCCGGATATTTCGAATTCTAAAATCGAAAATTTAATGGTGAAATAA
- a CDS encoding SGNH/GDSL hydrolase family protein: MKTKTLLYYSLLFFFTLQMTYSQDWPNLNRYKEQNSKVPVLSSKDYSRVVFMGNSITEGWLNKRPDFFNSKNYINRGISGQTTPQMLLRFRQDVIALKPAVVVILAGINDIAENTGPYSVEATSGNIFSMCELAKQNGIKVIVCSVLPALEFQWRKGKEPAPKVVALNKIIKSYAEKNKLFYVDYYSAMVNDKMGLKDELCTDGVHPNEAGYAVMEPILEKIIAKALKSK; this comes from the coding sequence ATGAAAACCAAAACTTTACTTTATTACTCTTTACTATTTTTTTTCACTTTGCAGATGACTTACAGTCAAGATTGGCCAAATCTTAATCGATATAAAGAACAAAATTCTAAAGTTCCCGTTTTAAGTTCTAAAGATTACAGCCGTGTGGTTTTTATGGGAAATTCTATTACAGAAGGCTGGTTGAATAAAAGGCCAGATTTTTTTAATTCTAAAAATTACATCAACAGAGGAATCAGCGGTCAGACAACTCCACAAATGTTACTTCGCTTCAGACAAGATGTAATCGCATTAAAACCAGCTGTTGTCGTTATTTTGGCAGGAATAAATGATATTGCTGAAAATACTGGACCATATTCGGTAGAAGCGACTTCTGGCAATATATTTTCGATGTGCGAATTGGCAAAACAAAATGGCATAAAAGTTATCGTTTGTTCCGTTTTGCCTGCATTAGAATTTCAATGGAGAAAAGGGAAAGAGCCAGCTCCAAAGGTTGTAGCTCTAAACAAAATCATCAAATCATACGCAGAAAAAAACAAACTCTTTTACGTAGACTATTATTCGGCAATGGTAAACGATAAAATGGGTTTAAAAGACGAATTGTGCACAGACGGTGTTCATCCAAATGAAGCTGGATATGCTGTTATGGAGCCAATTTTAGAAAAAATAATTGCAAAAGCGCTTAAATCTAAATGA
- a CDS encoding ROK family protein, with the protein MSITIGVDIGGSHISSAAVDGNDFVIIPQTYFSGAVDSKASKEVIIKKWAEVINQTIEAVEKTSGYFSNDKIGIAFSMPGPFQYESGIAMFEGNDKYESLYNVSVSQELIKYLNTKNVSFRFLNDASCFGVGGSLRETSSTESKIIAITLGTGFGAAFLDNKLPLTQGNNVPHNGCLWDKPFKDNIADSYFSTRWFLKEYEKSTGNKLTDGVKEIAGIENFSTAKIFDDFANNLSEFLAPFIIDFEVDLLIIGGNIAKSHRLFLPKVQENLKNKNIELNISIVENTEQTSILGSSYLYNEVFWERIKTELPYF; encoded by the coding sequence ATGTCAATAACAATAGGTGTAGATATTGGCGGAAGCCATATAAGCAGTGCTGCCGTAGATGGTAATGACTTTGTAATAATTCCTCAAACATATTTTAGCGGTGCCGTAGATAGTAAGGCTTCTAAAGAAGTTATTATAAAAAAATGGGCAGAAGTAATTAATCAGACAATTGAAGCTGTGGAGAAAACTTCTGGTTATTTCTCAAATGATAAAATTGGAATTGCATTTTCTATGCCGGGACCTTTTCAATATGAAAGCGGAATTGCAATGTTTGAAGGAAATGATAAATACGAATCGTTATATAATGTTTCTGTTTCTCAAGAACTTATAAAATATTTGAATACTAAAAATGTTAGTTTTAGATTTCTTAACGATGCGAGTTGTTTCGGAGTTGGAGGGTCTCTTAGAGAGACTTCATCTACTGAAAGTAAAATTATTGCAATCACTTTAGGAACTGGTTTTGGAGCCGCATTTTTAGATAATAAATTACCGCTTACACAAGGAAATAATGTGCCTCATAATGGTTGTTTATGGGATAAACCTTTCAAGGATAATATTGCGGATAGTTATTTTTCAACAAGATGGTTTTTAAAGGAATACGAGAAAAGTACTGGGAATAAATTGACAGATGGAGTAAAAGAAATTGCTGGAATTGAGAACTTCTCGACTGCCAAAATTTTTGATGATTTTGCAAATAATTTAAGCGAATTTTTAGCTCCGTTTATAATTGATTTTGAAGTTGATTTGCTTATTATTGGCGGAAATATTGCTAAATCGCATCGTTTGTTTTTACCAAAAGTGCAGGAAAATCTTAAAAATAAAAATATAGAATTGAATATTTCAATTGTTGAAAATACTGAGCAGACGAGTATTCTAGGTTCTAGTTATTTATATAATGAAGTTTTCTGGGAACGAATTAAGACTGAGCTTCCTTATTTCTAA
- a CDS encoding LacI family DNA-binding transcriptional regulator, translating to MKKKPVSIRNIAEELKISVTTVSFVLNGKAKEKHISKELTKKVLDYAKLINYRPNQIAQSLRTGKSKLLVFMVEDISNNFFSQLARIFEDIAYEKGYKVIFCSNENDDEKANELITLFNFRQVDGFIIVPSPGIRETIENLIKDNIPVILLDRFYEGLDCNSVVIDNEQASYDATQHLVDNKFKNICFVSTASDQSQMYGRLHGYEKAVEANGLEPHVLQIPFNEIIKGKGKEYIRKFFKENKDLDAVFFSTNYLAQSGLEVLKETNQNLIKDLGLIAFDDNDMFKIYDPAITSVAQPLVEICTKLMEVMLPLLKKKDVSETHQKIVLKTELIIRESSLAKQK from the coding sequence ATGAAGAAAAAACCTGTTTCTATTAGAAATATTGCCGAGGAATTGAAGATATCTGTAACAACAGTATCTTTTGTGTTAAATGGTAAGGCAAAAGAAAAACACATTTCTAAAGAATTGACAAAAAAGGTTTTAGATTATGCCAAACTAATTAATTACAGGCCAAATCAAATAGCACAAAGTCTTAGAACAGGAAAATCTAAGTTATTGGTTTTTATGGTTGAAGATATTTCGAATAATTTCTTCTCTCAGCTTGCCCGCATTTTTGAAGATATTGCTTATGAAAAAGGCTATAAAGTTATTTTTTGCAGCAATGAAAATGATGACGAAAAAGCCAATGAGCTGATTACATTATTTAATTTTCGCCAAGTTGACGGATTTATTATCGTTCCGTCTCCAGGAATTAGAGAAACGATCGAAAATTTAATTAAAGACAATATTCCTGTCATTTTATTGGATAGATTTTATGAAGGATTAGATTGTAATAGTGTTGTAATTGATAATGAACAAGCTTCTTATGATGCAACACAACATTTGGTGGATAATAAGTTTAAAAATATTTGTTTTGTAAGTACGGCTTCCGATCAAAGTCAGATGTATGGGCGTTTGCACGGATATGAAAAAGCGGTAGAAGCAAATGGTTTAGAGCCGCATGTTCTCCAAATTCCTTTTAATGAAATTATAAAAGGAAAAGGAAAGGAGTATATTAGAAAGTTTTTTAAGGAAAATAAAGATTTAGATGCAGTTTTCTTTTCTACCAACTATCTTGCACAAAGTGGATTAGAGGTTTTGAAAGAAACAAATCAAAACTTGATTAAAGATTTAGGATTGATCGCTTTTGACGACAACGATATGTTTAAAATTTACGATCCAGCCATAACATCTGTTGCGCAGCCTTTAGTGGAAATCTGTACAAAATTAATGGAAGTAATGTTGCCGCTTTTAAAGAAAAAAGACGTTTCTGAAACGCATCAGAAAATCGTTTTAAAGACAGAACTGATTATTCGTGAGTCTTCATTAGCGAAGCAGAAATAG
- a CDS encoding SusC/RagA family TonB-linked outer membrane protein, with protein sequence MKHSNCRMKKMLRVHFFLTIALLCCGYNHLAAQNQKTQVSGVITSLSDNLSLPGATVMDVSDPRNAVNADFDGHYTISLQNGSTTLRFTMIGYKPVDIKVNNKSVINVAMDLDVSALDEVVVVGYGTQKKKKVVGAIDQVNNDAFNGRPNVNTTLALQGKAPSLTIQQTNSEPGAGLNLNIRGISTLGNNSPLIVIDGIVGGDINALNPADIESVSVLKDAGSAAIYGSRASNGVVLITTRKGSKGNPMTIQYSSLAGYNTPKFFTRPVHGYENAMLRNEAAYNSGESTAVFTAAKIAELKAKGDTEWFAEEIVKPALQLNQNLSISGGSENSTYLVSLGYLDQESNFVGPKKGMERYNFRINLTNEYGKFKLTSTLAYSKQKITDHSSSTSTLMVDAFRVPLYYTQKDEEGNFLTNDVLQQFNSLGILEKGGFRKYDNDDIFGAFNAEYKLTSDFKVKGVFGGRLWSGNMYARTMQVNFLPQGIYGADRDTNEENQKSLDLNTQFMLEYTKSFGNHNVSALVGVSNESRSERRSALYTKFNDPDLGTPTSETVIGKNSYTSNGTDPNGNPASSTSSLNSLFGRAGYDYKDKYFAEFSFRYDGSSKFRDDVRWGFFPSVTVGYGLTKEDFMESYRDNVGNIKLRSSYGILGNQNVGNYQYQTTYFTFQNAYGFNNNVQSGTGYNFANPDIQWEKAATFNVGLDADFFKGALSFSFDFFDKVTSDILVPPQVPGVYGTDLPDFNSGKVGNRGWEISATYRHKGKAVNQSLTVNFGDSKNKVLEFNGQERLTGVEELQVILREGLPFNSYVGLKRDGYFQSVEEIQGAAVPEGITVQPGDNRYVDVNKDGKIDDNDKFVFGNPFPRYTFGATYNVDYKNFDLSIFIQGVGKRTMMIRGELVEPFHYNYGMTMYTHQLDYWTPQNPDARYPRLANNGTQSNTNNFRRGSDMYLYDGAYARLKNVQFGYSLSDDVAKKLGMSKFRVYVSGQNLLTLSKVKFVDPELSEFNNSMSTNGANSGRAYPSQVYYGMGIDVSF encoded by the coding sequence ATGAAACATTCGAATTGCAGAATGAAAAAAATGCTCCGTGTGCATTTTTTTCTCACAATTGCTTTGCTTTGCTGCGGGTATAACCATCTTGCCGCGCAGAACCAAAAAACTCAGGTTTCCGGGGTTATAACTTCTCTTTCAGACAACCTGTCTCTCCCAGGTGCAACTGTGATGGATGTTAGTGATCCTAGAAATGCGGTTAACGCAGATTTTGACGGACACTACACAATTTCATTACAAAATGGTAGTACAACTTTAAGATTCACTATGATTGGTTACAAACCAGTTGATATTAAAGTGAATAATAAAAGTGTTATTAATGTGGCCATGGACTTAGATGTATCAGCTTTAGATGAAGTTGTCGTTGTAGGTTATGGTACGCAGAAAAAAAAGAAAGTCGTAGGAGCGATAGATCAAGTTAATAATGATGCTTTTAACGGTAGACCAAATGTAAATACTACTTTGGCTTTGCAAGGAAAAGCGCCTAGTTTAACTATTCAGCAGACAAACTCTGAGCCTGGTGCCGGACTGAATCTTAATATAAGAGGTATCAGTACATTAGGAAATAATAGTCCGTTAATCGTAATTGACGGAATAGTTGGGGGAGATATTAATGCTTTAAATCCAGCAGACATAGAAAGTGTTTCGGTTTTAAAAGATGCTGGTAGTGCTGCCATCTACGGATCTAGAGCAAGTAACGGAGTTGTGCTTATTACAACTAGAAAAGGTAGTAAAGGAAACCCGATGACTATTCAATATAGCAGTTTGGCAGGTTACAATACGCCTAAATTCTTTACGCGTCCTGTTCACGGTTACGAAAATGCAATGTTAAGAAATGAAGCTGCTTACAACTCTGGCGAATCTACAGCAGTTTTTACAGCAGCAAAAATTGCAGAACTTAAAGCAAAAGGAGATACAGAATGGTTTGCAGAAGAAATTGTAAAACCTGCATTGCAATTAAATCAGAATCTTTCGATTTCGGGAGGGAGTGAAAATTCTACGTATTTAGTTTCTTTAGGATATTTGGATCAAGAAAGTAATTTTGTTGGACCAAAGAAAGGAATGGAGCGCTACAATTTCAGAATTAACCTTACTAATGAATATGGTAAATTCAAATTGACGTCTACATTAGCTTATTCTAAACAAAAAATTACAGATCATTCTTCTAGCACAAGTACTTTAATGGTAGACGCATTCAGAGTTCCATTATATTATACTCAAAAAGATGAAGAGGGTAATTTCTTAACTAACGATGTTTTACAGCAATTTAACTCGTTAGGAATTTTAGAAAAAGGTGGTTTTAGAAAATATGATAATGATGATATTTTCGGAGCTTTTAATGCAGAATATAAATTAACAAGCGACTTTAAAGTTAAAGGTGTTTTTGGAGGACGTTTATGGTCTGGAAACATGTATGCGAGAACAATGCAAGTTAATTTCTTGCCGCAAGGAATTTATGGAGCAGATCGCGATACAAACGAAGAAAACCAAAAAAGTCTTGATTTGAATACGCAGTTCATGTTAGAATACACTAAATCTTTCGGAAATCATAATGTAAGTGCTTTAGTGGGTGTTTCTAACGAAAGCCGTTCAGAAAGAAGATCAGCTTTATATACAAAATTTAATGATCCAGATTTAGGAACTCCAACAAGTGAAACTGTTATTGGAAAAAACTCTTACACTTCTAACGGAACTGATCCTAACGGTAATCCAGCTTCTTCAACAAGCAGTTTAAATTCGCTTTTTGGTCGTGCAGGATATGATTATAAAGATAAATATTTCGCCGAATTCAGTTTTAGATATGATGGTTCTTCTAAATTTAGAGACGATGTAAGATGGGGATTCTTTCCATCTGTAACTGTGGGTTACGGACTTACAAAAGAGGATTTTATGGAAAGCTACAGAGATAATGTAGGGAATATTAAATTAAGATCTTCTTACGGAATTCTTGGAAACCAAAACGTTGGAAATTATCAATACCAAACGACTTATTTTACTTTCCAAAACGCTTACGGATTTAATAATAACGTACAAAGCGGAACAGGTTACAACTTTGCAAACCCAGATATTCAATGGGAAAAAGCTGCAACTTTCAACGTAGGTTTAGATGCCGATTTCTTTAAAGGAGCTTTGAGTTTCTCATTTGATTTCTTTGATAAAGTAACTTCAGACATTTTGGTTCCGCCTCAAGTTCCAGGAGTTTACGGAACAGATCTTCCTGATTTTAACTCTGGTAAAGTTGGAAATAGAGGTTGGGAAATAAGCGCAACTTACCGTCATAAAGGTAAAGCTGTAAACCAAAGTTTAACCGTAAATTTTGGAGATTCGAAAAATAAAGTACTTGAATTTAACGGACAAGAAAGATTAACTGGAGTTGAAGAATTGCAAGTTATACTTCGTGAAGGACTTCCTTTTAACTCTTATGTTGGTTTAAAAAGAGACGGTTATTTCCAAAGTGTTGAAGAAATTCAAGGAGCTGCAGTTCCAGAAGGAATTACAGTTCAGCCAGGTGACAACAGATATGTTGATGTGAACAAAGATGGAAAAATTGATGATAATGATAAATTCGTTTTCGGAAATCCATTTCCTAGATACACTTTCGGAGCAACTTACAATGTAGATTACAAAAATTTCGATTTAAGCATTTTCATTCAAGGAGTTGGAAAAAGAACCATGATGATTAGAGGAGAATTGGTAGAACCTTTTCACTACAATTATGGTATGACAATGTATACGCACCAATTGGATTATTGGACACCTCAAAATCCAGATGCGAGATATCCTCGTCTAGCTAACAACGGAACACAATCGAATACAAATAACTTTAGAAGAGGTTCAGATATGTATTTGTATGATGGTGCTTATGCAAGACTTAAAAACGTACAGTTTGGTTACTCATTATCAGATGATGTTGCTAAAAAGTTAGGTATGAGTAAATTCCGTGTGTATGTTTCAGGACAAAACTTGTTGACATTATCTAAAGTTAAGTTTGTTGATCCAGAGCTTTCTGAGTTCAATAATAGTATGTCAACGAATGGAGCAAACAGCGGTAGAGCTTATCCATCGCAGGTATATTACGGAATGGGTATTGATGTTAGCTTTTAA